From the Desulfovibrio sp. Huiquan2017 genome, one window contains:
- a CDS encoding CBS domain-containing protein: MLKVRDLMSSPVFSLRENDSLHSARELMDLQRIRHIPIVTVDNVFTGLITHRDILSATISKLAELDPETQKEIDAGIPIHEIMRADVVSVTPDMSLKEAARLLLNHKYGCLPVVEGGGLVGIVTEADFLRLTINLMEGLEQDD; this comes from the coding sequence ATGCTGAAGGTAAGAGATCTCATGTCGTCGCCGGTTTTTTCCCTCAGGGAAAACGACTCGCTGCATAGCGCGCGGGAGCTCATGGACCTGCAGCGCATCCGGCACATTCCCATCGTCACCGTGGACAACGTCTTCACCGGGCTCATCACCCACCGGGACATCCTGTCCGCGACCATCTCCAAGCTGGCGGAACTTGACCCCGAAACCCAGAAGGAGATCGACGCGGGCATCCCCATCCACGAAATCATGCGCGCGGACGTCGTCTCGGTGACGCCCGACATGTCCCTCAAGGAAGCCGCCCGGCTCCTGCTCAACCACAAATACGGCTGTCTGCCCGTGGTTGAAGGCGGCGGTCTGGTCGGCATCGTCACCGAAGCCGACTTCCTGCGCCTGACCATCAACCTCATGGAGGGGCTGGAGCAGGACGACTGA
- a CDS encoding outer membrane protein assembly factor BamD gives MRRILAPVLMVVLLSLSGCIWIDSYFLPPPEDTAQELYEAGMAAMDEKDYGDAQEYFSKLKDRFPFSPFSLKGELALGDAYFLDEDYVHALDAYKEFEALHPSNENIPYVLYQIANTDVSMFRTIDRRQENIKEGLEYLYRLVETYPKSQYAEAGKKMILKSRRILAEHEIFVADFFWRTDQFGPAWHRYQYVVENFSDIPDLRDYAIKRAEYSYFEYQKTLSEDERARIQGSWKRWLKQWL, from the coding sequence ATGCGTCGAATATTGGCCCCCGTCCTTATGGTCGTCCTCTTGTCCCTTTCGGGGTGCATCTGGATCGACAGCTATTTTCTGCCTCCGCCCGAGGATACGGCCCAGGAGCTGTACGAGGCGGGCATGGCGGCCATGGACGAGAAGGACTACGGGGACGCCCAGGAATACTTCTCGAAACTCAAGGATCGTTTCCCGTTCAGCCCGTTCTCTCTCAAGGGCGAGCTGGCGTTGGGCGATGCCTATTTCCTTGACGAGGATTACGTGCACGCCCTGGATGCATACAAGGAGTTCGAGGCGCTGCATCCGAGCAACGAGAACATCCCCTACGTCCTTTACCAGATCGCCAACACGGATGTGTCCATGTTCCGGACCATCGACCGGCGGCAGGAAAACATCAAAGAAGGCCTGGAGTACCTCTACCGGCTGGTGGAAACCTACCCCAAGTCCCAGTACGCCGAAGCGGGCAAGAAGATGATTCTCAAGAGCCGCCGCATTCTGGCGGAGCACGAGATCTTCGTGGCCGACTTCTTTTGGCGCACGGACCAGTTCGGTCCGGCGTGGCACCGCTATCAGTATGTGGTGGAGAATTTTTCGGACATTCCCGACTTGCGCGACTACGCCATAAAACGGGCCGAATATTCCTATTTCGAATACCAGAAGACCCTGTCCGAGGACGAGCGGGCGCGTATCCAGGGGAGTTGGAAGCGCTGGCTCAAGCAGTGGCTCTAG
- a CDS encoding protein-L-isoaspartate(D-aspartate) O-methyltransferase — protein sequence MVDPVRLRERMVRDQIQARGVTDERVLAAMRELPRHLFVEEALAYKAYSDGPLPIGEGQTISQPYIVALMSELLQVEPGMKVLEIGTGSGYQAAVLAQMGAEVYTVERIKKLFHAARKRFMDMRMFSVKLKLDDGTMGWPGEAPFDRIIVTAGGPEVPAPLVDQLADPGRMLIPVGASRRNQSLILVEKKDGRVTREDRGGVAFVDLVGSHGW from the coding sequence ATGGTTGATCCGGTAAGGCTCAGGGAGCGCATGGTGCGCGACCAGATTCAGGCACGCGGCGTGACGGACGAGCGCGTGCTTGCGGCCATGCGCGAACTGCCGCGCCATTTGTTCGTGGAAGAGGCCCTGGCCTACAAGGCCTACAGCGACGGGCCGTTGCCCATCGGCGAAGGGCAGACCATCTCCCAGCCCTACATAGTGGCGCTCATGTCGGAGCTTCTGCAGGTGGAGCCGGGCATGAAGGTGCTCGAAATCGGCACCGGGTCCGGCTACCAGGCGGCGGTTTTGGCCCAGATGGGGGCCGAGGTCTACACCGTGGAGCGCATCAAGAAGCTTTTTCACGCCGCGCGCAAGCGGTTCATGGATATGCGCATGTTTTCGGTCAAGCTCAAGCTGGACGACGGGACCATGGGCTGGCCCGGCGAAGCGCCCTTCGACCGGATCATCGTCACGGCGGGCGGTCCCGAAGTGCCCGCTCCGCTGGTGGACCAACTGGCCGATCCCGGCCGTATGCTCATTCCGGTGGGTGCGTCCCGGCGCAACCAGAGTCTGATCCTGGTGGAGAAGAAGGACGGCCGGGTTACTCGCGAGGACAGGGGCGGCGTGGCCTTTGTCGATCTGGTGGGCAGCCATGGCTGGTAG
- a CDS encoding tetratricopeptide repeat protein: MCKKIEWYQEVLSLEPGSRVFFPLAKLFVENGQPEDAVKTLRQGLDRHPDYLEARMLLVELLTELDREAEVHEQLERVINPLRDYPAFWRGWARSLPPEQRDLAVFLMLVASNLSGDVIKWTDVVFEGIGTLADRLVGAPLPPPVDCPPPFRLPEVDRRYDDDDGERRDFRPGTGSFRTKTMADLLASQGDVEGALEIYRDLLQSTVSDERRAELRDRIVQLEHRRDGNGPGEEADAFSVHAKNRLISTLETLASRFEARVQG; the protein is encoded by the coding sequence ATGTGCAAGAAAATTGAATGGTATCAGGAAGTTCTCTCCCTGGAACCCGGTTCCCGGGTCTTTTTCCCTCTCGCCAAGCTCTTCGTGGAGAACGGACAGCCGGAGGACGCGGTCAAGACGTTGCGTCAGGGGCTGGACAGACACCCCGACTACCTTGAGGCGCGCATGCTCCTGGTGGAGCTGTTGACCGAACTCGACCGCGAGGCCGAGGTCCACGAGCAGTTGGAGCGGGTCATCAACCCGTTGCGGGACTATCCCGCCTTCTGGCGCGGCTGGGCTCGGAGCTTGCCCCCGGAACAGCGCGACCTGGCCGTCTTCCTGATGCTGGTCGCCTCCAACCTTTCCGGCGATGTCATCAAGTGGACCGACGTGGTCTTTGAAGGCATCGGCACCTTGGCCGATCGACTGGTGGGCGCGCCCCTGCCGCCCCCGGTGGACTGCCCGCCGCCCTTCAGGCTGCCAGAGGTAGACCGGCGTTACGATGACGACGACGGCGAGCGCCGCGACTTCCGGCCCGGCACGGGATCTTTCCGGACCAAGACCATGGCCGACCTGCTCGCATCTCAGGGCGATGTGGAAGGGGCACTTGAAATCTATCGGGATTTGTTGCAATCAACCGTGTCCGACGAGCGGCGCGCCGAACTGCGCGACCGAATCGTCCAGTTGGAGCACCGCCGGGACGGCAACGGGCCGGGCGAGGAAGCGGACGCCTTCAGCGTTCATGCCAAGAACCGGCTGATCAGCACCCTCGAAACCCTGGCTTCCAGATTCGAAGCCCGAGTCCAAGGTTAG
- the pgsA gene encoding CDP-diacylglycerol--glycerol-3-phosphate 3-phosphatidyltransferase, whose product MNRKKVFNLPNCLTMARILAAPFIVLLLYFEMWFGFKFGSYFAFGLYFLACVTDYFDGKIARGQNAITNLGKFLDPLADKLLIGSALIMLVRLGPGWGVPAWVVIIIICRELAVTGMRAVAAEQGEVIAADRLGKAKTLSQALAVGMLIFHYPFFGWDPRPTGIVLLYVALILTVVSGGHYLYNFYRKWIGTPEEG is encoded by the coding sequence ATGAATAGAAAAAAAGTCTTCAATCTTCCCAACTGTCTGACCATGGCCCGGATCCTGGCGGCGCCTTTCATCGTGCTGCTGCTCTACTTCGAGATGTGGTTCGGCTTCAAATTTGGTTCCTACTTCGCCTTCGGCCTGTATTTCCTGGCCTGCGTCACGGACTATTTCGACGGCAAGATCGCCCGGGGTCAGAACGCCATCACCAACTTGGGCAAGTTCCTCGACCCCCTGGCCGACAAGCTGCTCATCGGCTCGGCCCTGATCATGCTGGTCAGGCTCGGGCCGGGGTGGGGCGTGCCCGCCTGGGTGGTGATCATCATCATCTGCCGCGAGTTGGCGGTGACGGGCATGCGCGCCGTGGCTGCGGAGCAGGGCGAGGTCATCGCCGCGGACAGGCTGGGCAAGGCCAAGACCCTGAGTCAGGCCCTGGCCGTGGGCATGCTGATCTTCCATTATCCCTTCTTTGGTTGGGATCCCCGGCCCACGGGAATTGTGCTGTTGTACGTCGCGCTCATCCTGACCGTGGTTTCCGGCGGCCACTACCTGTACAATTTCTACAGGAAGTGGATCGGGACTCCGGAAGAGGGCTGA
- the trxA gene encoding thioredoxin, with translation MANQITDGTFEQDVLQSDIPVLIDFWAPWCGPCRAMGPVIDELAEEFEGQIKIVKMNVDENSATPGKYGIRAIPTLILFKDGEVLDQSTGAVSKSSIKEMIKKKAL, from the coding sequence ATGGCGAATCAGATTACCGACGGTACTTTTGAGCAGGACGTTCTGCAGAGCGACATCCCGGTCCTTATCGACTTCTGGGCGCCTTGGTGCGGTCCCTGCCGCGCCATGGGGCCCGTTATCGATGAACTGGCCGAGGAATTCGAGGGTCAGATCAAGATCGTCAAGATGAACGTTGACGAAAACTCCGCTACGCCGGGCAAGTATGGCATTCGCGCCATCCCCACCTTGATCCTGTTCAAGGACGGCGAAGTGCTTGATCAGTCCACCGGTGCGGTTTCCAAGAGCAGCATTAAGGAAATGATCAAGAAAAAGGCGCTGTAA
- a CDS encoding Mrp/NBP35 family ATP-binding protein — protein MSECSSGSCGGGGDGKASAKMKIQDEMIKSTLEKIKYKLFIMSGKGGVGKSSVSVNVAAALAAKGYKVGLLDVDIHGPSVPTLLGISGTLDIDRGSLILPKEYNENLHVVSMESLLKDPDQAVLWRGPMKTSAIRQFISDVQWGELDFLVVDSPPGTGDEPMTVLKTIPDALSVVVTTPQEVSLSDVRKSINFLQYAKAPILGVVENMSGLICPHCHQSIDLFKKGGGKALAEKYGLDFLGAIPLDPATVVAGDLGTPVVLLEDESFAKRAFIELADTIAAAAQNSLEAASTTNT, from the coding sequence ATGAGTGAGTGCAGTTCGGGTTCCTGCGGCGGCGGGGGCGACGGCAAGGCAAGCGCCAAGATGAAAATCCAGGATGAGATGATCAAGTCCACCCTGGAAAAGATCAAGTACAAGCTGTTCATCATGAGCGGCAAGGGCGGGGTCGGCAAAAGCTCGGTTTCGGTCAACGTGGCCGCGGCCCTGGCCGCCAAGGGCTACAAGGTCGGCCTGCTGGACGTGGACATCCACGGCCCCTCGGTCCCGACCCTGCTGGGCATCTCCGGCACCCTGGACATCGACCGGGGGTCCCTGATCCTTCCCAAGGAATACAACGAGAATCTCCACGTGGTTTCCATGGAGTCCCTGCTCAAGGATCCGGATCAGGCCGTGCTCTGGCGCGGTCCCATGAAAACCTCGGCCATCCGCCAGTTCATCTCCGACGTGCAGTGGGGCGAACTGGATTTTCTGGTGGTCGACTCCCCTCCGGGCACCGGCGATGAGCCCATGACCGTGCTCAAGACCATCCCGGATGCTCTGTCCGTGGTGGTGACCACGCCTCAGGAGGTTTCTCTGTCCGACGTGCGCAAGTCCATCAATTTCCTTCAGTACGCCAAGGCCCCGATCCTCGGCGTGGTGGAGAACATGAGCGGACTGATCTGCCCGCACTGCCACCAGTCCATCGACCTGTTCAAAAAGGGCGGAGGCAAAGCCCTGGCCGAGAAGTACGGCCTGGACTTCCTCGGCGCCATCCCGCTGGACCCGGCCACAGTGGTGGCGGGGGACCTGGGTACTCCGGTGGTCCTTCTGGAAGACGAATCCTTCGCCAAACGCGCATTCATCGAACTGGCGGACACGATCGCGGCGGCTGCCCAGAATAGCCTAGAGGCGGCCTCGACAACAAATACCTAA
- the tsaD gene encoding tRNA (adenosine(37)-N6)-threonylcarbamoyltransferase complex transferase subunit TsaD codes for MRILGIETSCDETAVALVEDGRLLGERLATQVDTHALFGGVVPEIASREHLRVLPRLYRQLMDATGLRAEDLDGVAVARGPGLLGSLLVGVSFAKGLCLASGTDLIGVNHLWAHLLAPGLEGELRFPALGLLVSGGHTHTYLIQSPTEFELLGRTLDDAAGEAFDKTAKMLNFPYPGGRFIDDLAREAEPDTGLFPRPYIDNPTLDFSFSGLKTAVANHVADHPELVFETMADPQAVADLPGERRAALARVCASFNWAVADTLRIKVERALKRVGAVRSLIVAGGVAANTGVREAMRTVADGHGLALTLPSLSLCTDNGAMIAHAGWLLAKAGCRHGLDLEAIPRGRIVPLDWERAAPKG; via the coding sequence ATGCGCATCCTCGGCATCGAGACCTCCTGTGACGAAACCGCCGTGGCGCTGGTGGAGGACGGCCGTTTGCTGGGCGAACGGCTGGCCACCCAGGTGGACACCCACGCCCTGTTTGGCGGCGTGGTTCCGGAAATCGCCTCCCGGGAGCATCTGCGGGTTCTGCCCCGGCTCTATCGTCAGCTTATGGACGCGACCGGCCTGCGCGCCGAGGACCTGGACGGCGTGGCGGTGGCGCGTGGCCCGGGGCTGCTCGGCAGTCTGCTGGTGGGCGTGAGCTTCGCCAAGGGGCTTTGCCTGGCCTCCGGAACGGACCTGATCGGGGTCAATCATCTCTGGGCGCACTTGCTCGCGCCGGGGCTGGAAGGGGAGCTTCGTTTCCCGGCCCTGGGGCTGCTTGTTTCGGGCGGGCACACCCATACCTACCTGATCCAGTCGCCGACGGAGTTCGAACTGCTCGGCCGGACGCTGGACGACGCCGCCGGGGAGGCCTTTGACAAGACCGCCAAGATGCTGAATTTTCCCTATCCCGGCGGACGATTTATCGACGATCTGGCACGGGAGGCAGAGCCGGATACGGGCCTGTTCCCCCGGCCCTACATCGACAATCCCACTTTGGATTTCAGTTTCAGCGGACTCAAGACCGCCGTGGCCAATCATGTGGCCGACCATCCTGAGCTGGTTTTTGAAACCATGGCCGATCCGCAGGCCGTGGCCGATCTGCCGGGAGAACGGCGGGCCGCCCTGGCCCGGGTTTGCGCCTCGTTCAACTGGGCCGTGGCCGACACGCTGCGCATCAAGGTGGAACGCGCATTGAAGCGGGTAGGGGCGGTCCGGAGTCTGATCGTGGCTGGAGGGGTGGCCGCCAATACGGGCGTCCGCGAGGCCATGCGCACCGTGGCCGACGGGCATGGGTTGGCATTGACCCTGCCGAGCCTGTCCCTGTGCACGGACAACGGGGCCATGATCGCCCATGCGGGCTGGCTGCTCGCCAAGGCGGGGTGCCGACATGGACTCGATCTTGAGGCCATACCCCGGGGGCGTATCGTTCCGCTGGACTGGGAACGGGCGGCCCCAAAGGGGTGA
- a CDS encoding DUF368 domain-containing protein: protein MAGRADGDGRMTFRAAFMASPGPRTPREAALLWLKGLCMGGADIIPGVSGGTIAFITGIYAQLVDAIRSFDVLFVRRLLRLDLTGALAEVHLRFLACLLFGILTAVVTMAGVMNYMLNNRPVEIWSLFFGLVTASIFVVGREIKPLNAINLGFVLLGAAGSYLLVGMIPVSTPETSAFIFLCGAIAICAMILPGISGAFLLLMLGKYEYVTRTLKNPFLWDNFVVISTFAAGAVVGIVFFSRVLHFLLARWHAATVSVLTGFMIGALRKVWPWKEVLESTVIRGKMHVLRAQNVFPDGFSWDVVLALGLFAAGVLAVCVLERLSDRTQ from the coding sequence ATGGCTGGTAGGGCGGATGGAGACGGACGGATGACCTTCCGGGCGGCCTTCATGGCCAGCCCCGGGCCGCGCACCCCGCGCGAGGCCGCACTGCTCTGGCTCAAGGGACTGTGCATGGGCGGGGCGGACATCATCCCCGGCGTATCCGGCGGGACCATCGCCTTCATCACCGGCATCTATGCCCAATTGGTGGATGCCATCCGATCCTTCGACGTGCTGTTCGTACGCCGGCTGTTGCGCCTGGACCTGACCGGTGCGCTGGCCGAGGTGCATTTGCGCTTTCTGGCCTGTCTGCTCTTCGGCATCCTCACCGCCGTGGTGACCATGGCCGGGGTCATGAACTACATGCTCAACAACCGCCCGGTGGAGATCTGGTCCCTGTTTTTCGGGCTCGTCACGGCTTCCATCTTTGTGGTTGGGCGGGAAATCAAACCCCTGAACGCGATCAACCTGGGCTTCGTCCTGCTGGGGGCGGCGGGCAGCTATCTGCTGGTGGGCATGATTCCCGTGTCCACGCCGGAAACCTCGGCTTTCATCTTTCTGTGCGGGGCCATCGCCATCTGCGCCATGATCCTGCCGGGCATCAGCGGGGCCTTCCTGCTGCTCATGCTCGGTAAGTATGAATACGTGACCCGGACCCTCAAGAATCCGTTCCTGTGGGACAACTTTGTGGTCATTTCGACTTTCGCGGCGGGAGCGGTGGTGGGCATCGTCTTTTTTTCCAGGGTGTTGCATTTTCTGCTCGCCCGGTGGCACGCCGCCACGGTGAGCGTGTTGACCGGGTTCATGATCGGGGCGTTGCGAAAAGTCTGGCCCTGGAAAGAAGTCTTGGAATCCACGGTCATTCGTGGGAAGATGCACGTGCTGCGCGCGCAGAACGTCTTCCCCGACGGATTCAGTTGGGACGTTGTCCTGGCCCTGGGGTTGTTCGCGGCGGGCGTGCTCGCCGTGTGTGTTTTGGAGCGGTTGTCCGACCGCACGCAATGA
- a CDS encoding septum formation initiator family protein translates to MRGKMIFAVLLVCINLFLLTRLIWSDQGVFAYLELKNRYEVLRQKIDAVDTRSLDLSQEIRKLKSDKAYQEKVIRERMNFVKKDELLYIFPDEKGQPRGDAVDVQEN, encoded by the coding sequence ATGCGCGGCAAAATGATATTCGCGGTGCTGCTGGTCTGCATCAACCTTTTTCTGTTGACTCGGTTGATCTGGAGCGACCAGGGGGTGTTCGCCTACCTGGAATTGAAGAACCGGTATGAGGTTCTGCGACAGAAGATCGACGCGGTGGACACCCGGAGTCTGGACCTGAGCCAGGAGATTCGCAAGCTCAAGTCGGACAAGGCCTACCAGGAGAAGGTCATTCGAGAGAGAATGAATTTCGTAAAGAAGGACGAGCTGTTATATATATTCCCGGATGAGAAGGGCCAACCTCGCGGAGACGCCGTCGATGTGCAAGAAAATTGA
- the fbp gene encoding class 1 fructose-bisphosphatase, whose protein sequence is MPQQVTVTEHILLHQKMVPGATGQFTRLFNELVLSAKIIGRAVNKAGLVDILGFTGDINVQGEEVKKLDEYANRILIHRLARSGVLCAMASEENADIIEVPESLPRGEYIIIFDPLDGSSNIDVNVNIGTIFSIFKRKSDPAAALMSSDVLQKGCEQVAAGYVLYGSSTMLVFTCGDGVHGFTLDPSVGEFLLSHPNIRIPEQGKIYSVNEGYERYWDRHTKQVLAYFKSPQNALRKPYSGRYIGSLVADFHRNLLYGGIFLYPADLRDPKKPSGKLRLLCECNPMAFLVEQAGGLAIDGHNRVLDIEPDHLHQRIPFFCGSRNDVRVVQEIYESESRRKKNR, encoded by the coding sequence ATGCCGCAGCAGGTAACCGTCACCGAGCACATCCTCCTGCACCAGAAGATGGTGCCGGGAGCAACCGGCCAATTTACGCGGCTTTTCAACGAACTCGTCCTGTCCGCCAAGATCATCGGCCGCGCCGTGAACAAGGCGGGGCTGGTGGACATCCTCGGCTTCACGGGCGACATCAACGTCCAGGGCGAGGAAGTCAAGAAGCTCGACGAATACGCCAATCGCATCCTGATCCATCGGCTGGCCCGGTCGGGCGTGCTCTGCGCCATGGCCAGCGAGGAGAACGCGGACATCATCGAGGTGCCCGAGTCCCTGCCGCGCGGCGAATACATCATCATCTTCGACCCCCTGGACGGCTCTTCGAATATTGACGTCAACGTCAATATCGGGACCATTTTTTCCATTTTCAAACGCAAGAGCGACCCGGCCGCCGCGCTCATGTCCAGCGACGTGCTCCAGAAGGGCTGCGAACAGGTAGCCGCCGGCTATGTGCTCTACGGCTCCTCGACCATGCTGGTCTTCACCTGCGGCGACGGCGTGCATGGCTTCACCCTGGATCCGAGCGTGGGCGAGTTTTTGCTTTCGCATCCCAACATCCGCATCCCGGAACAGGGCAAGATATACTCTGTCAACGAGGGATACGAGCGGTACTGGGACCGCCATACCAAGCAGGTCCTGGCCTATTTCAAATCGCCTCAGAACGCCCTGCGCAAGCCATACTCGGGCCGGTACATCGGTTCTCTGGTGGCCGATTTCCACCGTAATCTCCTCTACGGCGGCATCTTCCTGTATCCCGCCGACCTGCGTGATCCCAAGAAGCCTTCGGGCAAGCTGCGGCTGCTCTGCGAGTGCAACCCCATGGCCTTTCTCGTGGAGCAGGCGGGCGGCCTGGCCATCGACGGCCATAACCGGGTCTTGGACATCGAGCCCGACCATCTGCACCAGCGCATTCCCTTTTTCTGCGGCTCGCGCAACGACGTCCGGGTCGTCCAGGAAATCTATGAATCCGAATCGCGGAGAAAAAAGAACCGCTGA
- the trxB gene encoding thioredoxin-disulfide reductase — protein sequence METYDAVVIGGGPAGMTAALYLLRAGVKTAMVEKLSPGGQVLMTSEIENYPGFPKGLQGWELADKFADHLEDYDLHRINDEVRSIKVGAPWHTVTVGDQEIRGKAVVLATGSRYRKLGVPGEDRLIGRGVSYCALCDGNFFRGRNVAVVGGGNSALEEALYLSRLVNKVYLIHRRQDFRGQVCYQDKCFTNQKIEIIRNTVVEEILGESDVESLALRNVESGEQSRLELDGVFIFIGFEPIIDFVPGDIEMERNGVITDVEMRTNVPGIFAAGDIRAKMCRQVASAVGDGATAATAAFSYLEQLD from the coding sequence ATGGAAACTTATGACGCCGTAGTCATAGGGGGCGGCCCGGCAGGAATGACGGCTGCCCTTTATCTTTTACGGGCCGGAGTGAAAACCGCCATGGTCGAGAAACTGTCCCCCGGCGGGCAGGTTCTGATGACCTCGGAGATCGAGAATTATCCCGGTTTTCCCAAGGGGCTCCAGGGGTGGGAATTGGCGGACAAATTCGCCGACCACCTTGAGGATTACGATCTGCACCGGATCAACGACGAGGTCCGCTCCATCAAGGTCGGTGCGCCCTGGCACACCGTCACGGTGGGCGACCAGGAGATTCGGGGCAAGGCCGTGGTTCTGGCCACCGGCTCCCGCTACCGCAAGCTCGGCGTGCCCGGCGAGGACCGCCTGATCGGGCGGGGCGTCTCCTATTGCGCCCTGTGTGACGGCAACTTTTTTCGAGGCCGGAATGTGGCCGTCGTCGGCGGCGGCAACTCCGCCCTCGAAGAGGCCCTGTACCTGTCCCGCCTAGTGAACAAGGTCTATCTGATTCACCGGCGGCAGGACTTCCGTGGCCAGGTCTGCTATCAGGATAAGTGCTTCACCAACCAGAAGATCGAGATCATCCGCAATACCGTGGTGGAGGAGATCCTGGGTGAGAGCGACGTGGAGTCCCTGGCCCTGCGTAATGTCGAGAGCGGCGAACAGTCCAGGCTCGAACTCGACGGCGTCTTCATCTTCATCGGGTTCGAGCCGATCATCGACTTCGTACCCGGGGATATCGAGATGGAGCGCAACGGCGTGATCACCGATGTCGAGATGCGCACCAACGTGCCGGGCATCTTCGCCGCCGGCGACATCCGGGCGAAGATGTGCCGTCAGGTGGCTTCCGCCGTGGGCGACGGGGCGACCGCCGCCACCGCCGCCTTTTCCTATCTTGAGCAACTGGACTAG